The Microbacterium forte sequence GGGGCAGGATCACTCCGCCGAGCGAGTTCATGAGCCCGAGACTGCGCACCACGATGTACAGCGGGGTGATCGCCACGGTCAGGGGGAACATCAGCCCGGCGGCGAAGAACGCGTAGAGCACCCCGCGGCCGGCGAACCGGTATCTTGCGAGGACGTAGGCCGCCATGAGTCCCAGGGCCACCGTGCCGACGGTGGTCGCGAGAGCGACGATGGTCGAGTTGCCCACGAGCCGCCAGAACACGCTGCCGGTGAGCACGTCGAGGTAGTTCGACACCACCCACGGCTGCGGGAACCCCGACGGATCGGTCGTGATCTGCGCGTTCGTGCGGAACCCGCCGGTGATGATGTAGGCGATGGGCGCCAGCATCAGACCGACCGCGATCAGCGCGACGAAATACACGGCGGGGTTGGCCCATGGCAGCCGCGGCTTCGCGACGCGACCCGTGCGGGCCTTGCGCTGGGTGACGAGCACCGAGGTGGCGGTCATCGGACGGACTCCTTCTGTGTGGTGGCGTCGGCAGTCGCGCGGGCGTCTGCGTCGGCCTCCTGCGGCGCGGCGTCCTGCCGCGCACGGGATCGGGTGCTCTTCTTCCGGCCGGAGGCACCGGTGAGGGCGCCGTCGGTGTCCTTGCGCAGCACGGCACGCTGATAGATGAGAGCGACCACGAGCGAGATGAGGAAGAGCACGACCGCGACCGCGTTGCCGTAGCCGTAGTTGCCGGCGTTGCGTCCTTCGGAGACCATGTAGGTCGCCATCGTCGAGGTGCCGGCGGTGGAGGCGATGTACTGCCCCCAGATGATGTAGACGAGGTCGAACAGCTGCAGCGAGCCGATGATCGACAGGAACGCCCAGATGCGCAGAGTGGGTGCGAGCAGCGGCAGCGTGATCCGCCACTGGATCTGCCAGTAGGACGCGCCGTCGATGGCCGCGGCCTCGTTCAGCTCCTCGGGAATGCCCTGCAGACCGGCGAGGAACAGGATGACCGCGAAGCCGACGTACTTCCAGGTGATGATCGCCATCAGCGTCCAGATCGCGATCCCGGGGTCCGACAGCCAGTCGGTCGCCAGGAATCCCAGACCCATGTTGGTCAGCATCGCGTTGAGCGCGCCGTTGGTCTGCAGCATCAGGCTCCACCCCGTGCCCACGACGACCTCGGAGATCACGTAGGGCACGAAGATCAGCACGCGGATCAGCGACTGGCCTCGCATCTTGCGGTTCAGCAGCAGCGCCAGCACGATGGCGACCGGACCCTGGAGCACGAGGGAGAACACCAGGATGAAGCCGTTGTGCGCGAGCGCGTCGTGGAAGAGGGGATCCTGAAGGATCGTGAGGTAGTTCTTCAACCCGACGAAATCGGTGGGCGGGCCGTAGCCCTGCCAGCTGAAGAACCCGTAGTACGCCGCCATCAGCACCGGGAAGATGACGAAGGCGAGGAAGACGAGCAGGGCGGGCCCGGCCAGAAGCATCACTTCC is a genomic window containing:
- a CDS encoding carbohydrate ABC transporter permease — encoded protein: MTATSVLVTQRKARTGRVAKPRLPWANPAVYFVALIAVGLMLAPIAYIITGGFRTNAQITTDPSGFPQPWVVSNYLDVLTGSVFWRLVGNSTIVALATTVGTVALGLMAAYVLARYRFAGRGVLYAFFAAGLMFPLTVAITPLYIVVRSLGLMNSLGGVILPQIAFALPTTIIILVPFLRAIPDEIQEAAFIDGCSRIGFFWRMVLPLSLPGVITTGILAFIGSWNGYLLPLFILNDDAAFTLPLGVQSFASQYSVDTAKVLAFTSLSMIPALIFFSLFERRIVGGLTGAVKG
- a CDS encoding carbohydrate ABC transporter permease — its product is MPQRKRDTRARLEVMLLAGPALLVFLAFVIFPVLMAAYYGFFSWQGYGPPTDFVGLKNYLTILQDPLFHDALAHNGFILVFSLVLQGPVAIVLALLLNRKMRGQSLIRVLIFVPYVISEVVVGTGWSLMLQTNGALNAMLTNMGLGFLATDWLSDPGIAIWTLMAIITWKYVGFAVILFLAGLQGIPEELNEAAAIDGASYWQIQWRITLPLLAPTLRIWAFLSIIGSLQLFDLVYIIWGQYIASTAGTSTMATYMVSEGRNAGNYGYGNAVAVVLFLISLVVALIYQRAVLRKDTDGALTGASGRKKSTRSRARQDAAPQEADADARATADATTQKESVR